The following proteins are co-located in the Branchiostoma lanceolatum isolate klBraLanc5 chromosome 16, klBraLanc5.hap2, whole genome shotgun sequence genome:
- the LOC136422121 gene encoding collagen alpha-1(XXIII) chain-like, with amino-acid sequence MMSSEKVFPNSGDIARRHGNQRAVGIFMALSGMVSVVTMMIMVRELAFLRGQQEACMRDQGRDHDQMVLLRSQLQDLIQWKQELEGNTAAPISPEDPAGDVGSTGSATFWKSAEVHHRAKRDSMANTVLVHGKLGGLGCLSGTPGRDGRDGLQGPPGPPGEPGRNGTDGQQGPPGQQGRRGPQGRPGPSGAPGRDGADGQQGSPGPQGRRGPQGPPGVLPA; translated from the exons ATGATGTCGTCCGAAAAGGTGTTTCCTAATAGTGGAGATATCGCACGTCGTCATGGAAACCAGCGGGCTGTCGGAATCTTCATGGCTCTGTCAGGAATGGTGAGTGTGGTCACCATGATGATCATGGTGCGGGAGCTCGCCTTCCTTCGGGGGCAACAAGAAGCCTGCATGAGGGATCAAGGCAGAGACCACGACCAGATGGTGCTACTGCGAAGCCAGCTCCAGGACCTGATACAATGGAAGCAAGAGCTGGAGGGAAAT ACCGCTGCGCCGATCAGCCCTGAGGACCCTGCTGGTGATGTAGGCTCAACAGGCAGCGCCACCTTTTGGAAAAGTGCGGAAGTGCACCACAGAGCTAAGAGGGACTCAATGGCCAACACTGTCCTTGTGCATGGCAAACTTGGAG GCCTCGGGTGTTTGTCTGGAACCCCCGGAAGGGATGGAAGAGACGGTCTGCAAGGCCCGCCCGGTCCACCCGGAGAACCAGGAAGAAACGGGACAGACGGGCAACAAGGCCCGCCCGGTCAACAAGGCCGGCGCGGTCCACAAGGCCGGCCCGGTCCATCCGGAGCCCCAGGAAGGGACGGGGCTGACGGACAGCAAGGCTCGCCCGGTCCACAAGGCCGGCGCGGTCCACAAGGCCCGCCCGGCGTTCTACCAG CATAA
- the LOC136421528 gene encoding uncharacterized protein: MANVSLLAVLVLCVSVSVRAQDVITDQAGYEDKGYCTYTYVVPPGSRTGTFSPPRLEEQLAETKQELAETKEEMGRLKNQVDLLTSLVQTLLSQQSDFTSKMDSLSAELLLEKIRSAQLEQNLTQELQEQKTSLQAQVQNLTTTLSEYDVIIKQRLQCTCERLVAGDVSSSTSARLSSEPGSTAAAPLTKMTSPTEPLSITQSAVAGDVSSSAEAPLSSWPGSTAAVPLTKMTSPTESQSITQSAVAGDVSSSTAARLSSWPGSTAAAPLTKMTSPTEPLSITQSAVAGDVSSSAEAPLSSWPGSTAAVPLTKMTSPTESQSITQSAVAGDVSSSTAARLSSWPGSTAAAPLTKMTSPAEPQSTTQSAETTAAPEITTSPQASIPPPGTELPGSETGNQIRLVGGSTPLEGRVEVRNGTGQWGSVCDDRWDLQDAHVVCRQLGFGTALEEKLAGHFGEGSGNVWLDEVACRGDETNLGDCPADSWGRSDCSHKEDAGVVCEEKSAVRLADGHVPWEGRVEFRPGEKSEWGAVCNTSWTEDDVRVVCKQLGYTGGAVDPEGSGEGTGRIWLGDVTCSGEETNILSCGFTWEPSDCDHGQDVAVICTGDVSIRLNGSQDPSEGRVEVRLKNGDWGTICDDGFDDRDAQVVCRQLGYRGGVAMEGGVFPEGTGNIWLDNLNCGGNESSVADCQVNRWGEHDCTHKEDAGVVCVPEEDCAGYMSSGFKSSGVYRIGLLPSDVEAYCDMDTARGGWTVIQRRHDGSVPFNRNWEEYKQGFGNKSGEYWLGNENIHLLTSQTNYKLRVDLMDWDGDSRFAEYSSFRVSGESYQYRLYVTGYTGTAGDATAHNNGRRFSTMDRDNDAWSSGHCSQQRGQAGWWFGYCSNSLLNGRYLGNCGNSCPSVQGVVWTQWRGNRYSLKSVSMKIKP, from the exons ATGGCGAATGTCTCACTACTCGCTGTGTTGGTCCTGTGCGTTAGTGTCTCTGTCCGAGCCCAGGACGTCATAACCGACCAAGCTGGGTATGAAGACAAGGGCTACTGTACCTACACCTATGTGGTTCCGCCCGGGTCCCGTACGGGGACCTTCTCGCCACCGCGTCTCGAAGAGCAACTCGCCGAGACCAAGCAGGAACTCGCCGAGACCAAAGAGGAAATGGGCCGCTTGAAAAATCAAGTGGATCTCCTGACGTCGCTGGTGCAAACCTTACTGAGCCAACAGTCCGATTTCACGTCCAAGATGGACAGTTTGTCCGCTGAACTGTTATTGGAAAAGATCAGGAGTGCGCAGCTGGAACAGAACCTGACACAGGAGCTACAGGAACAAAAAACAAGTCTCCAAGCACAGGTCCAGAACCTGACTACAACTTTGAGCGAGTATGACGTGATCATCAAACAACGTCTGCAG TGCACCTGTGAGCGGCTGGTGGCTGGTGACGTCAGTTCGTCAACTTCAGCCCGGCTGTCCAGTGAGCCAGGGTCCACCGCTGCTGCACCGCTAACTAAGATGACGTCACCCACAGAGCCACTGTCCATCACTCAAAGCGCCGTTGCTGGTGACGTCAGTTCGTCAGCTGAAGCCCCGCTGTCCAGTTGGCCGGGGTCCACCGCTGCTGTACCGCTAACTAAGATGACGTCACCCACAGAGTCACAGTCCATCACTCAAAGTGCCGTTGCTGGTGACGTCAGTTCGTCAACTGCAGCCCGGCTGTCCAGTTGGCCAGGGTCCACCGCTGCTGCACCGCTAACTAAGATGACGTCACCCACAGAGCCACTGTCCATCACTCAAAGCGCCGTTGCTGGTGACGTCAGTTCGTCAGCTGAAGCCCCGCTGTCCAGTTGGCCGGGGTCCACCGCTGCTGTACCGCTAACTAAGATGACGTCACCCACAGAGTCACAGTCCATCACTCAAAGTGCCGTTGCTGGTGACGTCAGTTCGTCAACTGCAGCCCGGCTGTCCAGTTGGCCAGGGTCCACCGCTGCTGCACCGCTAACTAAGATGACGTCACCCGCAGAACCACAGTCCACCACTCAAAGCGCCGAAACTACAGCAGCACCGGAGATCACGACATCACCTCAGGCCAGTATCCCCCCTCCTGGCACAGAGTTACCAGGCTCTGAAACCG GGAATCAAATCCGTCTTGTTGGTGGCTCAACTCCGCTTGAAGGGCGAGTGGAGGTCCGAAACGGAACCGGCCAATGGGGCTCCGTCTGTGACGATCGCTGGGACCTGCAGGACGCTCATGTGGTCTGCAGACAGCTCGGCTTCGGGACGGCCCTGGAGGAGAAACTGGCGGGTCATTTTGGGGAGGGTTCGGGGAACGTCTGGCTGGACGAGGTGGCCTGTAGGGGCGACGAGACGAACCTTGGAGACTGTCCTGCTGACTCCTGGGGACGGAGTGACTGTTCACACAAGGAGGACGCAGGAGTCGTCTGTGAAG AAAAGTCGGCCGTTCGGCTTGCTGACGGTCACGTGCCCTGGGAAGGACGGGTGGAGTTTCGTCCGGGAGAGAAGTCGGAGTGGGGTGCCGTGTGCAACACCAGCTGGACCGAGGACGATGTAAGGGTCGTGTGCAAACAGCTGGGTTACACGGGCGGCGCGGTTGATCCTGAAGGCTCCGGGGAGGGGACAGGCCGGATATGGCTGGGTGACGTCACCTGCAGCGGAGAGGAGACCAACATCCTGTCCTGTGGCTTCACCTGGGAACCTTCTGACTGTGATCATGGTCAGGATGTAGCGGTCATCTGCACAG GTGACGTGTCCATCCGCCTTAACGGCAGCCAGGATCCATCAGAAGGTCGAGTGGAGGTTCGGCTCAAAAACGGAGACTGGGGGACGATCTGTGATGACGGGTTTGACGACAGGGACGCCCAGGTGGTCTGCAGACAGCTCGGGTATCGTGGCGGAGTCGCGATGGAGGGAGGAGTCTTTCCTGAAGGGACGGGAAACATCTGGTTAGACAATCTCAACTGTGGTGGAAACGAGTCTTCTGTAGCGGACTGTCAGGTCAACAGGTGGGGAGAGCATGACTGCACCCACAAGGAAGACGCGGGAGTTGTTTGTGTACCAG AGGAAGACTGTGCTGGGTACATGTCATCAGGATTCAAATCGAGTGGAGTCTACAGAATCGGCCTCCTCCCCTCTGATGTGGAGGCgtactgtgacatggacacCGCAA GAGGCGGCTGGACTGTGATCCAGCGGCGGCATGACGGGTCAGTTCCCTTCAACCGGAACTGGGAGGAGTACAAACAGGGCTTTGGGAACAAGAGCGGGGAATACTGGCTGGGGAACGAGAACATCCACCTCCTGACCAGTCAAACGAACTACAAGCTCAGGGTGGACCTGATGGACTGGGACGGAGACTCGCGGTTCGCGGAGTACAGCAGCTTTAG GGTGTCCGGTGAGTCTTACCAGTACCGGCTGTATGTTACCGGGTACACGGGCACCGCGGGAGACGCCACGGCTCACAACAACGGGCGCAGGTTCTCCACTATGGACAGGGACAATGATGCCTGGAGCAGCGGCCATTGTTCTCAGCAGCGCGGACAGGCCGGCTGGTGGTTTGGGTACTGCAGCAACTCCCTCCTCAACGGCCGCTACCTGGGCAACTGTGGGAACTCCTGTCCATCCGTGCAAGGCGTGGTGTGGACCCAGTGGAGAGGCAACCGTTACTCCCTGAAGTCTGTGTCCATGAAGATCAAGCCATAA